In a genomic window of Bradyrhizobium ontarionense:
- a CDS encoding ABC transporter permease — protein MLDRANSEAAHATGDAVPRPVRFRGGGFTPAASRWAGWLALAAALGLWQLIGGLALVNPLFLPTPLTIMRALDRLAESGALWQHVSASLLRILPGWALGTASGIVVGFAIGLWPIARSIGITFVSALFPIPKIAVLPLLILWLGIGEQPKIATIALGVFFSTTISVYSGVDAVPRNLIRMAQSFDVPFPTIVRRVIWPGALPSILAGFRITASVALMLVVSAEMIGAETGIGTFVLQAGNLMQTDQLMAGILILSLFGLTVGKLISMLEARLLHWR, from the coding sequence ATGCTTGATCGCGCGAATTCCGAAGCGGCCCACGCCACCGGCGACGCCGTGCCCCGGCCAGTGCGGTTCCGTGGCGGCGGCTTCACGCCGGCGGCGAGCCGCTGGGCCGGCTGGCTCGCGCTCGCCGCGGCGCTCGGCCTGTGGCAGCTGATCGGCGGCCTCGCGCTGGTCAATCCCTTGTTTCTGCCGACGCCGCTTACGATCATGCGCGCGCTTGATCGGCTCGCCGAGAGCGGCGCGCTGTGGCAGCACGTCTCGGCCTCGCTGCTGCGCATCCTGCCGGGTTGGGCGTTGGGCACCGCGTCCGGCATCGTGGTCGGTTTCGCGATCGGCCTGTGGCCGATCGCGCGCAGCATCGGCATCACCTTCGTCTCGGCCTTGTTTCCGATCCCGAAGATCGCCGTGCTGCCGCTCCTCATTCTCTGGCTCGGAATCGGCGAGCAGCCGAAGATCGCGACGATCGCGCTCGGCGTGTTCTTCTCGACGACGATCTCGGTCTATAGCGGCGTCGACGCCGTGCCGCGCAACCTGATCCGCATGGCACAGAGCTTCGACGTGCCGTTCCCGACCATCGTGCGCCGCGTGATCTGGCCCGGCGCGCTGCCGTCGATCCTGGCCGGATTCCGCATCACCGCGTCCGTCGCCCTCATGCTGGTGGTCTCGGCGGAGATGATCGGCGCCGAGACCGGCATCGGCACCTTCGTGCTGCAGGCCGGCAACCTGATGCAGACCGATCAGTTGATGGCGGGGATCCTGATCCTGTCCCTGTTCGGTCTCACGGTCGGCAAGCTGATCAGCATGTTGGAAGCGCGCCTCCTGCACTGGCGCTGA
- the gtdA gene encoding gentisate 1,2-dioxygenase — protein MAAASTPEREAFYKKIDGENMTALWTVMSDLITPEPKSACRPHLWQFAAIRDYMVEAGRLITAKEAERRVLILENPGLRGQSKITTSLYAGIQMVIPGDVAPAHRHSQSALRFVLEGKGAFTTVDGERTLMQPGDFIITPSMTWHDHGNETSEPMFWLDGLDIPLVQFLDASFAEGSQEDQQKVARPPGDSFARYGHNLLPVDAKRSSRTSPIFNYPYAYTREALENARRSAQWDACHGLKLKFSNPETGDFAMPTIGTFIQLLPKGFEAARYRSTDATVFTVVEGKGRSRIGDTTFEWGPRDLFVVPSWQWVSHEADEDAVLFSFSDRPVQEKLDLFREDRGNA, from the coding sequence ATGGCCGCAGCATCGACGCCGGAACGCGAGGCGTTCTACAAGAAGATCGACGGCGAGAACATGACCGCGCTGTGGACCGTGATGAGCGACCTCATCACACCCGAACCGAAGAGCGCCTGCCGTCCGCATCTGTGGCAATTCGCGGCCATCCGCGACTACATGGTGGAGGCCGGACGGCTGATCACCGCCAAGGAGGCCGAGCGGCGTGTGCTGATCCTGGAAAATCCGGGCTTGCGTGGACAGTCCAAGATCACGACATCGCTCTATGCCGGCATCCAGATGGTGATCCCGGGCGACGTCGCACCGGCTCATCGCCACAGCCAGTCGGCGCTGCGCTTCGTACTGGAGGGCAAAGGCGCCTTCACCACCGTCGACGGCGAGCGCACCCTGATGCAGCCGGGGGACTTCATCATCACCCCGTCGATGACCTGGCACGACCACGGCAACGAGACCTCCGAGCCGATGTTCTGGCTCGACGGTCTCGATATCCCGCTGGTTCAGTTCCTCGACGCCTCGTTCGCGGAGGGGTCGCAGGAGGATCAGCAGAAGGTGGCGCGCCCCCCGGGCGACAGCTTCGCCCGTTACGGCCATAACCTGTTGCCGGTCGACGCCAAGCGCAGCTCCAGAACGTCACCGATCTTCAACTATCCCTATGCCTATACGCGGGAAGCCCTGGAGAACGCCAGGCGGAGCGCGCAATGGGATGCCTGCCATGGATTGAAATTGAAATTCTCCAATCCCGAGACCGGCGACTTCGCGATGCCGACGATCGGCACCTTCATTCAGCTGCTGCCGAAGGGCTTTGAGGCGGCGCGCTATCGCTCCACCGACGCGACGGTGTTCACGGTGGTCGAGGGCAAGGGACGCAGCCGGATCGGCGACACGACCTTCGAATGGGGTCCGCGCGATCTGTTCGTCGTGCCGAGCTGGCAATGGGTCAGCCACGAGGCGGACGAGGATGCCGTGCTGTTCTCGTTCTCCGACCGCCCCGTACAGGAGAAGCTCGATCTGTTCCGCGAGGACCGCGGCAATGCGTGA
- the maiA gene encoding maleylacetoacetate isomerase, with the protein MKLHGYFRSSASYRVRIALNIKGIKAEHLPHHLRKGEQRAPAYLALNPQGFVPTLEDDTGAVLIQSLAVIEWLDETHPEPPLLPRDPLRRAQVRAFAQVLACDTHPVQNLKVLARLRELGLPEDKVTAWAGWANREGLSACEALVKHEPGPFCFGAAPTLADLCLVPQLGNARRFGVDVGAFPRLLQAEAAAKALPAFADAAPERQPDAE; encoded by the coding sequence ATGAAGCTGCACGGCTATTTCCGCAGCAGTGCGTCCTATCGCGTCAGGATCGCGCTGAACATCAAAGGCATCAAGGCCGAGCACCTGCCGCATCATCTTCGCAAGGGCGAGCAGCGCGCGCCGGCCTATCTCGCGCTCAATCCGCAGGGCTTCGTGCCGACGCTCGAGGACGATACCGGCGCCGTCCTCATCCAGTCGCTCGCCGTCATCGAATGGCTCGATGAGACGCATCCCGAGCCGCCGCTGTTGCCGCGGGATCCCCTGCGCCGCGCGCAGGTCCGCGCGTTTGCGCAGGTGCTCGCCTGCGATACCCATCCGGTCCAGAATCTGAAGGTGCTGGCGCGGCTGCGCGAGCTCGGCTTGCCCGAGGACAAGGTCACGGCGTGGGCCGGCTGGGCCAATCGCGAGGGGCTGTCGGCCTGCGAGGCCCTGGTCAAGCATGAGCCGGGTCCGTTCTGCTTCGGCGCAGCGCCGACACTGGCCGATCTCTGCCTGGTGCCGCAGCTCGGCAATGCCCGCCGCTTCGGCGTCGATGTCGGGGCGTTCCCGCGACTGCTGCAGGCCGAAGCCGCAGCGAAGGCGTTGCCGGCATTCGCGGATGCTGCCCCGGAGCGTCAGCCCGATGCCGAGTAA
- a CDS encoding MarR family winged helix-turn-helix transcriptional regulator, which produces MPSKPPVITMDAVYTKPGYLFRRMQQIAVSIFVEECREFDLTPVQYAALVAIQNHPGIDATRLSSVIAFDRSTLGSVIERLEAKAHIERKPSADDKRVKLLYLTRAGGVLLRNIMPSVDRAQARMLAPLRPADRKALMALLSQLVDLNNEVSRVPLRAEDALEHLGKAG; this is translated from the coding sequence ATGCCGAGTAAGCCGCCTGTCATCACGATGGACGCGGTCTACACCAAGCCGGGCTATCTGTTCCGGCGCATGCAGCAGATCGCGGTCTCGATCTTCGTCGAGGAATGCAGGGAGTTCGATCTGACGCCGGTGCAATACGCCGCCCTGGTTGCCATTCAGAACCATCCGGGCATCGATGCCACGCGGCTGTCCTCCGTGATCGCCTTCGACCGTTCGACGCTGGGCAGCGTGATCGAGCGGCTCGAGGCCAAGGCGCATATCGAGCGCAAGCCTTCGGCCGACGACAAACGGGTCAAGCTGCTCTACCTCACCAGGGCAGGCGGGGTGCTGTTGCGCAACATCATGCCGTCTGTCGATCGCGCGCAGGCGCGTATGCTGGCGCCGCTGAGGCCGGCCGACCGCAAGGCGCTGATGGCGTTGCTGTCGCAGCTCGTCGATCTCAACAACGAGGTTTCGCGGGTGCCGCTGCGCGCCGAGGATGCGCTGGAACATCTCGGCAAGGCCGGCTGA
- a CDS encoding benzoate-CoA ligase family protein, whose amino-acid sequence MTTEIADHVPSDSAGAREIGFTIPARYNASRILFDNLSNGNADRLALTGPAGQRSYAELCAEASRWGNGFASLGLTRGDRVLLFLDDTPAYPAAFFGAVRAGFVPLLINTLTPPDLLQFYLADSGAKVAVADAEFAARFDHQACADTALQTLIVASGETPTTAAPSTVTADRWLRDFADQLAEADTDRNEMAFWMYSSGSTGRPKGIVHLQHDMAYSEQAFARNVLRLKPDDICFSVPKMFFAYGFGNAITFPFSAGATTLLLPGQPKPAAIFDAIRRFRPTVFFGLPTLYTAMTKADGAKEADFSSLRLSVSAAEVLSADVFNSWKSLTGLEIVEGLGSTEVLHVYLSNREDLKKLGAAGLRVPGYEIALRDSEGREVGTDEEGILWVRGDSNTPLYWNRPDKTAETIRDGGWIYTGDRFVRDADGFHFFRGRADDLVKISGQWVYPLEVELCLAEHPGIRECAVFAHELPDRRMSLKAVVVTNDRPDDEATITKALQDYVKAKLLPYKYPREIVFIDELPKTGTGKIDRQAVMRL is encoded by the coding sequence ATGACAACCGAGATCGCCGATCATGTGCCCAGCGACAGCGCGGGCGCCCGCGAAATCGGTTTCACCATTCCGGCCCGCTACAATGCCAGCCGCATCCTGTTCGACAACCTTTCCAACGGCAACGCCGACAGGCTCGCGCTGACCGGTCCGGCAGGCCAGCGCAGCTATGCCGAGCTCTGCGCCGAGGCTTCCCGCTGGGGCAACGGCTTTGCTTCCCTCGGACTGACGCGCGGCGACCGCGTCCTGCTGTTCCTCGACGACACGCCGGCCTATCCGGCCGCTTTCTTCGGCGCGGTGCGTGCGGGCTTCGTGCCGCTGCTGATCAACACGCTGACACCGCCGGACCTCCTGCAGTTCTATCTGGCCGATTCCGGCGCAAAGGTCGCCGTCGCAGACGCCGAATTCGCCGCGCGTTTCGACCATCAGGCCTGCGCGGATACGGCACTGCAGACGCTGATCGTCGCCAGCGGCGAGACGCCGACAACCGCCGCGCCGTCGACGGTCACGGCCGATCGATGGCTGCGAGACTTCGCCGATCAGCTTGCGGAGGCCGACACCGACCGCAACGAGATGGCATTCTGGATGTACTCGTCCGGCTCCACCGGCCGGCCGAAAGGCATCGTCCATCTGCAGCACGACATGGCGTATAGCGAGCAGGCCTTCGCCCGGAACGTGCTGCGGCTGAAGCCGGACGACATCTGCTTCTCGGTGCCGAAGATGTTCTTCGCCTACGGCTTCGGCAACGCGATCACCTTTCCATTCTCCGCCGGCGCAACGACGTTGCTGCTGCCGGGGCAACCGAAGCCGGCCGCCATCTTCGATGCGATCCGCCGCTTCCGTCCCACCGTGTTCTTCGGCCTGCCGACGCTCTACACCGCGATGACCAAGGCCGACGGCGCGAAGGAGGCGGACTTTTCGTCACTACGCCTGTCGGTCTCCGCGGCCGAGGTGCTTTCTGCTGACGTCTTCAACAGCTGGAAGAGTCTCACCGGTCTGGAGATCGTCGAAGGCCTCGGCTCGACCGAGGTGCTGCATGTTTATCTCTCCAACCGAGAGGACCTGAAAAAGCTCGGCGCGGCCGGCCTGCGCGTGCCCGGTTACGAGATTGCACTGCGTGACAGCGAGGGGCGCGAGGTCGGGACCGACGAAGAAGGCATTCTCTGGGTCCGTGGCGATTCCAACACGCCGCTCTACTGGAACCGGCCGGACAAGACCGCGGAGACCATCCGTGACGGCGGCTGGATCTATACCGGCGACCGCTTCGTGCGCGATGCCGACGGCTTCCACTTCTTCCGTGGCCGCGCCGACGATCTCGTCAAGATCTCCGGACAGTGGGTATATCCGCTCGAGGTCGAGCTCTGCCTCGCCGAGCATCCGGGCATCAGGGAATGTGCCGTGTTCGCGCACGAGCTGCCGGACCGACGGATGAGCCTGAAGGCGGTCGTGGTGACCAACGACAGGCCCGATGACGAGGCGACGATCACCAAGGCGCTGCAGGACTACGTGAAGGCGAAGCTGCTGCCCTACAAATACCCGCGCGAGATCGTCTTCATCGACGAACTGCCCAAGACCGGCACCGGCAAGATCGATCGCCAGGCGGTGATGCGGCTGTGA